The DNA segment GATTTATGCGATATCAAAAAAGGACCAAGAAGAGATGTGCTTATGCATTGGAAGAGCGTACAACATACCGACAGTTGCCCTAAGATATTTCAATACATATGGCCCAAGACAGGCTTTATCAAATCCATATACAGGAGTTGCTGCTATTTTTTCATCCAGACTTCTTAATAATCATACTCCAATAATATATGAGGATGGTCTTCAGAGCAGGGATTTTGTGCATGTTGGTGACATTGTACAGGCAAATATGCTTGCAATGGAATCTGGCAATGCTAATTATGAAATGTTTAATGTGGGAACAGGAAGAAGACTATCTATTCTGGATATAGCAAATGCGCTTATGAGCAGGCTGAATTTTAATGGAAAACCTGATATCACTTATCAGTTCAGAGAGGGAGACATCCGTCACTGCTATGCTGATATTTCTAAAACAAAGGAAAAACTCGGATATTCTCCGAAACATAAATTTGAGGACGGAATTGAGGAGCTTGTAAACTGGGTAAAAGAACAGCATGCGGAGGATAGAGTCGAACAGGCAAAAGTAGAGCTTGAAGAAAGAGGATTAACAAGATGAATGTGTTAGTTACAGGTGGTTGTGGATTTATTGGTTCGCACCTTGCTGAAAAATTACTCGGTATTGGGCATGAAGTTTATGTAATAGATGACTTATCAACAGGTAATATTGGAAATATAGAACATCTTCTCACCAATCCAAAGTTTCATCTCAATAAAGACACAATCACAAATGAGTCACTGCTTAGTTTAATAGTGGATAAAGTGGATGTAATATATCATCTGGCAGCTGCGGTTGGCGTGCAACTTGTTGTAGAAAGTCCTATCAGGACAATTCAAACTAACATACATGGAACAGAAGTTGTATTGAAAGTTGCAGCAAAAGAGAATAAAAAAGTACTAATTACATCTACATCAGAAGTATATGGAAAGAGTGAGAAAGTACCATATAAAGAAAATGAAAACTTATTAATTGGCACTCCAACACTGGGAAGATGGAGTTATGCGTGTTCTAAGGCACTAGATGAAT comes from the bacterium genome and includes:
- a CDS encoding SDR family NAD(P)-dependent oxidoreductase: MRELVLVTGGAGFIGSYIVDELVKRGYRVRVLDNLDPQVHGDNADVPGYLNKEAEFINGDVRSPDDVRKAIENVEIIFHEAAAVGVGQSMYEIRKYMDVNTLGTANLLEQIIKCKGKVKKLIVASSMSIYGEGEYECSKCGRISPKLRLVAQLEKRQWEMKCHICGEEAKPIPTNEEKPLNSTSIYAISKKDQEEMCLCIGRAYNIPTVALRYFNTYGPRQALSNPYTGVAAIFSSRLLNNHTPIIYEDGLQSRDFVHVGDIVQANMLAMESGNANYEMFNVGTGRRLSILDIANALMSRLNFNGKPDITYQFREGDIRHCYADISKTKEKLGYSPKHKFEDGIEELVNWVKEQHAEDRVEQAKVELEERGLTR